In bacterium, a single genomic region encodes these proteins:
- the pseI gene encoding pseudaminic acid synthase: MTMNIGNKKIGPGNPCFIVAELSGNHHQKYEEAVRLVEAAAAAGVDAVKLQTYTPDTMTLNCDKEWFRVGGEDNPELWKGKTLYQLYQTAYTPWEWQPKLKKLADKLGVMLFSTPFDETAVDFLTKMDVPAFKIASYEATDFVLLKKVARTGKPVIISIGYASEDEARFAIDTLRAYGAKDIAILHCVTGYSGNPKWEDMNLKTIQDIRERFGVVSGFSDNNAGVEIPVMAVRAGASIVEKHLILDRKTGGPDAEFSLEPHELKEMIAKIRDLEKRGEKETVPATMLGEVHYGPNNKLEEYNKRWRRSLFAGKDIKKGELFTKENVRDVRPAFGLETKFYDKVIGKKAASDIAFGTPLQRDHIQGGL, from the coding sequence ATGACTATGAACATCGGCAATAAAAAAATCGGTCCGGGGAATCCGTGTTTTATCGTTGCGGAGCTTTCGGGTAATCATCATCAAAAATATGAAGAGGCCGTGCGCCTGGTGGAGGCCGCCGCAGCGGCGGGCGTTGACGCAGTAAAACTCCAAACATATACGCCGGATACGATGACCTTAAACTGTGACAAAGAGTGGTTTAGAGTCGGTGGCGAAGATAATCCGGAATTGTGGAAAGGTAAGACGTTATATCAGCTGTATCAAACCGCGTATACGCCTTGGGAATGGCAACCGAAGTTGAAAAAGCTTGCGGATAAACTTGGCGTCATGCTTTTTTCAACTCCGTTTGACGAAACCGCCGTGGATTTTTTGACCAAAATGGATGTGCCGGCGTTCAAAATCGCGTCATACGAGGCGACGGATTTTGTGTTGCTCAAAAAAGTCGCGCGTACCGGAAAGCCCGTGATTATATCCATCGGTTACGCATCGGAAGACGAGGCGCGGTTTGCCATTGATACGCTCCGCGCGTATGGCGCGAAGGATATCGCGATACTGCATTGCGTGACGGGATACTCCGGCAATCCGAAGTGGGAAGATATGAATTTGAAAACCATTCAGGACATCCGCGAACGTTTCGGGGTCGTCAGCGGATTTTCCGATAACAACGCAGGCGTTGAGATCCCAGTGATGGCGGTGCGTGCGGGCGCGTCTATTGTTGAGAAGCACTTGATTTTAGATAGAAAAACCGGCGGGCCGGATGCTGAGTTTTCTTTGGAGCCGCACGAACTTAAAGAAATGATTGCAAAAATTCGTGACTTAGAAAAACGCGGCGAGAAGGAAACGGTTCCGGCTACGATGCTTGGCGAGGTGCATTATGGGCCGAATAATAAGTTGGAAGAATACAATAAACGGTGGCGCCGGTCGCTGTTTGCGGGGAAGGATATCAAAAAAGGTGAACTGTTCACCAAAGAAAATGTCCGGGATGTGCGGCCGGCGTTCGGTCTTGAA